Part of the Arthrobacter globiformis genome is shown below.
CGGAGCGGGACGATTGGTCCGCCATGTTCTCCTCCCCCATCTCCGCGGCCGAAGCGTGGAAGACGCGTACCGCCGTCGCGCTGTACGACATGACGCCACTGAAGCGGCTGGCCGTCAACGGCCCGGGCGCCCAGGCGCTGCTGCACCGGCTGAGCACCGGCAACATCGCCAAGAAGCCGGGGGCGGTGACCTACTGCCTGCTGCTGGCGGACGACGGCGGCATCCGCAGCGACGTGACCGTCGCCCGGCTCGGTGAGGAGGACTTCCAGCTGGGTGTAAACGGCAATGTGGACTTCGACTACCTGCGCGTGGAGGCCCGGAAGCAGTCGGCCGCGGATCCGGCGAAGTGGGTGCACGTCACCGACATCACCGGCAGCACCTGCTGCATCGGCCTGTGGGGCCCGCTGGCGCGCGAAGTCATCGGCAAGGTCAGCACCGACGACCTCACCAATGACGGCCTGAAGTACTTCCGCACCAAGGAGATTTCGGTGGGCGGCATACCCGTCACAGCCATGCGCCTGTCCTACGTGGGCGAGCTCGGCTGGGAGCTGTACACCACCGCCGAATACGGCCTGAAGCTCTGGGACCTGCTCTTCGAGGCGGGCCGCGAGCACGGCATCATCGCCGCCGGCCGCGGCGCCTTCAACAGCATGCGCCTGGAGAAGGGCTACCGCCTCTGGGGCACGGACGTGACCACCGAGCACCACCCGTACCAGTCCGGCCTCGGCTTCTCGGTGGCGAAGGACAAGGAAGGCTACGTGGGGGCCCAGGCCCTGGTGGCACTCAAGGAACAGCCCGCCGAGAAGGTGCTGCGCTGCCTGACGGTCGACGACGGCACGTCCATCGTGCTGGGCAAGGAACCCGTGTTCGTGGGCGGGGTAGCCTCCGGTTACGTCACCAGCGCCGCGTACGGCTACTCGATCCGCAAGCCGATCGCCTACGCCTGGCTGCCCGCCGCAGTTTCCGAGGGCGACGCCGTGGAGATCGAGTACTTCGGCCGCCGCGTCCCCGCCACGGTCAGCGCCGAGCCGCTGTTCGACCCCGGCATGGAGCGCCTCCGCGGCTGAGGCCCGGCAGGGCTCGCCGTCCTGACCCCCTTCGCGCCCAGAACGACGGCGACACACCGGTGAATCCGGAGTGTCGCCGTCGTTCTTGGTTATGAAGAGGTCAGGAGGGCTGCGGGAAACTGTCGGGAATTGAACTCTGTCCAGCGGTAGCGCGGGGGCGTACCGTGTGAGCGTGAATGAGTTGTCGTTGCCGCGGCGTTGGGCCCCGGCAGTGAGCGCGAGCCCAGTCTCAGAACAGGTTGCCGTCGCCCAAGAGCTCCTCTACGGCCGACAGTCGACTGGGCCCGGCGCAGCCCCTTCCACACGGGCGTCCTCGGTCACTCAGCCCATCCCCCGCTTACTGATGTGACGCTTGGGTGCTGGACGGGCGCTTCCAGTCACGACATAGCCGGAGGAAGTCAGGCGCGTTCGGTGCCACGCTTCTGGTCGGTGCGGGGCTGGTGGCGGCCGGACCCACCTCTATCGCGGGCACCGGGGACTGGGCTGAAATGACAGGCGCCGAGCGCCGGATTCCGGGGCGGCCATTTGGCGCTCAACCGGGGAACGGCCCGAAGGACCAGTGGCAGAGAGAGCCTTCCTGACCCGCCTGAAATTTGAGCCCTCATTTCCGGCGGCAGATGCGCGAATCCCTCATCCAGTGACAACCCAATTCGAACGCCGATAGTTGATATTCGGTCAAGCCGTGAAGGACTGGCAGCAGAGAAGAACCGCGCGGCACGAGCCAGTTGCGCGGGGTTCTTCTCGGTGGTTTCGAACACGTACGTGACGGAGTGCTGAGACCGACGACGGAGCTGGGTGCCGGCTGGCATGGGGGACACCAGCGGCCGTCCGCCGCCGGCCGGTTCCAATTTTACGCCGGGTATCCGGCGAAAAATGGTTGGTCCAGAGGTGCCGGAGCAGGGCCAGGCGTATGCAGGGGTCCAGGTCCTGCTGGGCGAGGATCCCGCCAATCAGCTGCGTGAGCTGATGAATGCCCTGTGGACAGTTGCACCTCTGTAGGGTTTTCCACCCTACGTCCCCACCGTGGCTGTTTGTGAACGCCAATAATGACCTTCGTCAACCAAAAGCCGGCAGGGGTCGCCTGTTCGCTCTTCCTGGTGGCCCGGGCGTTGGATCTGCCATGTCACGTGCGCCGACCGCTAGGACAAACCTGTGATCCGCGGTTGGTTCCAGGCCGGTTCGCGGCCGGGAGTGTTGCGGCTGAGCAGGTCCAGCAGTTCGCCTTGGTCCAAACCACTGGCTTCACTGACCTCAGCAAGGGTCGCGTCCCCGGTGCGCAGCAGCGCCGCCGAGGATTCCCGCAATGTTCGGTGGGCCACGTCCAGGGCGGTCTGGGTGGCCGCCATGACCGCCGCGAGTGCCCGCAACCTTTGGAGTTCTGGGTTCATGTCTCATGCACCGCCTTCCATCTTGAACCGCGCCCGGACCGGAAACCCCCACTACTGTCCGTCCGGAGATGCGCCCGGCGGGGCTCGAACCCCACGACCCGAGGATCAAAAAGTCCCCTGCTCTTCCGGCTGAGCTACGGGTGCGCCCTGCCCTGCACGCATGTGATCTTCCCGGAAATCGCTCACAACCCTCAAAGAATCTATATCGACTGCTATAGATTTATTAGCACTGGCGAAGGGTGTCCGCAAGGGTTTTTCTGGCGCGAGAATTGACGCGAAAGCTCTTGCAGGGGGCAATGGACAGTGCTATTAAATCTATGTCAGCGGATACAGATCCGATCGAAGATGATCAAGGAGGTATGGGATGTTGATGTTCGATCCTTTCCGTCAGCTCGACCGCCTCGCCGAACAGGTGCTGGGCACCGTGGCCCATCCTGCAGCCATGCCGATGGATGCATGGCGGGAAGGGAATGACTATGTCTTTGCCCTGGATCTGCCGGGCGTGGACCTTGATTCCATGGACTTGGGCGTGGACAAAAACGTTCTGACGGTCCGCGCCGAACGGAAGGACACGGCCGGAAAAGACGTCGAGATGGTGGCCTCCGAGCGGCCCCGGGGTGTCTTCAGCCGCCAACTCGTTCTCGGGGATGCCATGGAGACCGATAAAATCACGGCAAACTACGACGCGGGCGTCCTGACCCTACGAATCCCCGTGGCTGCCCAAGCAAAGCCGCGGAAAATCGAAATAGAGACCAAGGGAGGCCAGCAGCACCAAATCAACGCGGCCTAACAGACCGGGACGGGCTCCCCCGTTACACGCTAACGCTGCCTCTTCAGGCGGCTGGCACCAGAAGGAAACGCCACCGCGCTTGTAGCGCACATGCAGCAGCAGCGCACGGGCCGTCCCAGCGGCGGTCCCCGGCCGCCCGCGGCGCCGGGGACCGTTCGCCACTCGAGGTCGACGGTCAGTTATATCCTTCGCGCATCGTCGGGGCGCGGGCGCCGCACCCCCAGACCGCGCAAGAAGCAAATGCCGCCGGGACGGCAACGCGCAATGCCGTCGAATCCCGCATCGGCCATCCCGGCCAACGCCTTGGCGTCCGGCATGAGCGCTCTGGGCTCCCGCAGTCCTGTCAACAAGCCGGCGCCGGGTCAGACGCGCCGTCGCCTTCACTTCGTTTTTATCCACCCGGCGGGTCTCGCTCCCTGGGACAAGCTCAGCCCCTCAACGCAGCAATGGCTCATCGACAATCCAGGATCCGCATTCATTTCCGGGCCAGCCCTCGCCGCCCCCGGTCGAAACTACCGAAGTGCGAAACGGTTAGCCTGCTGTGGCCATCTCGAGCGCCTCGCCGGCCGCGGCAGCCGCTACCCCGCCGGCGTGCGGTTCGAAGCGCACAAACATGGCCTTGAAGCCGGGGGTGTTCGACACCCGGGCCACGTTTTCCTTGTGGACCAGAGCGTTTGCCTCCGGGAAGTACGCCGCGGCGCAGCCCTTGGCCGTGGGGTAGGCCACCAGCCGGAACTTCTCGGCTCGGCGGTCCGTGCCCTGGAAGGTGCTCACCACGTCCACGAGGTCGCGGTC
Proteins encoded:
- a CDS encoding Hsp20/alpha crystallin family protein; its protein translation is MLMFDPFRQLDRLAEQVLGTVAHPAAMPMDAWREGNDYVFALDLPGVDLDSMDLGVDKNVLTVRAERKDTAGKDVEMVASERPRGVFSRQLVLGDAMETDKITANYDAGVLTLRIPVAAQAKPRKIEIETKGGQQHQINAA